TGTGGTGAAAGAGCATATCAGGAGAATAAAACGCAAAGAAATTTACAGTCATTACTTGggtaaaaatattcaaaataaaattattcaaatttcaTCTAAAGCATTCAAAAATAGTAGTTGATTTGAAAGCAAGCAAATACAACTCAATTATTTGTTGACTGTACTCCAGATATTTCCATACTGATTATAAAACTGATGAACAACTTCAAAAGATGTTAGAAACTGCAAGAAAATTGTCTGTTGAGCTAGATATTGAACCCGAATTTGAAAAAAGCGTGGTCGTaccaaaaaaagaatgtttgctTATGAAAGTCAAGAGGAATCAATAACTGAAGAAGACAATTTTCAGTTCaactttttaacagtttaaatgcCAAGGACATTACTGAAGgtgaattattaaaaagatgcattgatttagaaaaattattatctcgCAATGAGTTGAAAGATGTTTCTGGAACTGACTTGTTTGAAGAAATGAAATATTTGCGAAATCATTATAAGAGAAACTACTCTTCGAGAAATATTTTAGACTTTATTAGTTCAAACAATTTGAATGCAGCTTTAGGAAACTTATTTGTCTCTCTCAGAATACTTTTATTTCTGCCTGTATCTGTTGCAACAGCAGAGAGAAGCTTTTCCAAGATGAAGTTAATCAAAAAGTATATTCGCTCAACAATAACACAGAATAGAATGGATGGTCTGGCAATGTTATCAATAGAACAAGCAATTGCAAAAGAATTGGACTTAGAAGGAATGATTAAATCATTTGCTATTGTAAAAGCAAGAAAggttaaattgtaaataaatattgaaagttcACCACGAATGTCCATaatacgattttttttttttatacggAGAGAAGGAATGGGGAGCGGTGGGGGACGGCGCCAATTGAAAAATGGCCACAGGCGCCATGTCCCTTGAGCCGGCCCTGATTGAATAATTGTATTGGCAccaagtataaattttttgccGTCTGAATGGGAAAAAGATTGGAGACGTATGTTGAGAAGATCGGAGACGTATGTTGAGATAAACGTACTTAAAATCGTTAAATTAAAAcctaatatgtttaatatgtaaataattta
This Hydra vulgaris chromosome 04, alternate assembly HydraT2T_AEP DNA region includes the following protein-coding sequences:
- the LOC136079290 gene encoding uncharacterized protein LOC136079290; the protein is MGKHPGSKIFLEHPGTTHLDISSLGLQHEAVEGNSTEFSPEIVQENNIVDANRVLFVKLTKFNKYFTGTTFLNAKDITEGELLKRCIDLEKLLSRNELKDVSGTDLFEEMKYLRNHYKRNYSSRNILDFISSNNLNAALGNLFVSLRILLFLPVSVATAERSFSKMKLIKKYIRSTITQNRMDGLAMLSIEQAIAKELDLEGMIKSFAIVKARKVKL